The segment GCTTGATCTGCATAAATCAAGGAATCCGGGATGAAAGCAATGAAGTACTTTATGCTACTGGTTTTGGCCGCCGTCACCAGTTTGGGCGCCCTGCCCCTGAGCATTTTCTACACCGGGGACAGCCATGGTGTTTTTGAATCCAAATGGGATGAGGCCAGCGGGCTGAACCGCGGCGGCTACCTCGTTCTGGAGGAAATCCTGACGGCGGCGAGGTCCGCAAATCCGCGCTCCGTCTATCTGGACAGCGGCGACCAGCAGACCGGCTCCATCTTCGCTTCGCTGGTTGATGACAACGTGCACGGCGGCGCCGTCATCGAGGTCTTCAACCGCCTGAAGCTTGACGCCAGCACTTTCGGCAACCACGAGTTCGATTTCTCTTATTCCAACACCCGCGACCTCGCCGCGCGGGCCAACTATCCCTTCGTCTGCACCAACCTGCTGGACAAAAGCACGCGCCAACCCGTTGGCGGGCATCCCTATGCCATCATCGAAAAGGACGGCCTGCGGATCGGGGTGTTCGGCATCACCCTGGAGCTGCTGCCGGAAAAGGTTAAAGCGCAAAACGTTAGCAGCGTGCGCATCCTGCCCCCGGCCGATGCCGTCAATATGTATCTGGACGAGGTGGATCGCAAGAGCGACCTCATAGTGGTGCTGAGCCACCAGGGTTTTGAGGCCGACAGCCTGCTGGCGGAGAGCCTCGACGACAGGGTGGACATCATCATCGGCGGGCACGACCACATCAAAGCTGAAACACCTTTTTTCATCAACGGCAAATACCTGCTCTACAGCGGCTCGCATCTGAACTGGCTGGGACAGGTTAATTTAGAGGTCGAGGATGACCGCGTAGCCTCCCTTTCCAACCAGCTCATCCCCCTGGAAACGAGCTCCAAAGTGTTCATCAGCCCCCTGGCCGAGTATATTTCCCAAAAGATTGCTTTGGTGCAGGTGCAGATGCAGAGGGTAATCGGCTATCTGCCAGAAACATGGGTCCCGGACAAATACCAGTCCACGGCCCTTTCGCGCTGGGTTGCGAACGCCCTAAGAAACGAGTATATGGATGTTTACAAACCCGACCTGGCCATTATCAACAACGGCGGCCTGCGCAAAAAAATCCCCGCCGGGGCTGTGACCCTGCGCGACCTGCACGAACTGGCGCCCTTCAACAACACCGTCACCGTCTTTTCCTGCCGGGGAAGCGACCTCATCTTACTCGACGAAATCAACCTCAGGCACGCGGTGGAAAAACCGCATGACATCTGCGAAGTGGCCGGTTTGGGCTTCGACACGCAAGTGATAAAAAGCCAGTCCTCCGACGACGACCTGCCCTGGCAAAACCGCTATACCGTAAATGGCGAACCGCTTGTCCCCGAAAGAGTTTACCGCGTGGTTTCACACGATTATGTGGCAGGACAATGGGACAAGTATCTGGGCTTCAAGCCGTTCGACGTGTACGACACAGGCGAGCTGATTTTAGACGCCATTATCCGCCAGGTGGACAAGCAATATGGATTACGTGAAGCGGAGGGCTGGGACTAAGCCGGGCGTTCAGACAAACTGACGACCAGGCCCGGAGAGGCAACGTAACTATATCGAGGGCACATAGTTAGTGCCCCGAGGGAACCCCTCTTCGTGAGGTAGATCTAAGCTACACTCTGGTCAGAGTATCAGCCTTCGGCGAGTTTTTCCTTATAGGCGCGGAATTTGGCCCGGAGTTCAGGGTCCTGCAGCGCCAGTATCTGCACAGCCAGCAAGGCAGCGTTTTTGGCCCCGCCGATGGCAACGCCGGCCACAGGCACGCCAGGGGGCATTTGCGCGATGGAAAGCAGCGCGTCGAGGCCGCCGAGACCTCCGCTGGCGAGGGGAATCCCGATCACGGGTAAAACGGTGTGGGAGGCAATGACACCGGGCAGGTGGGCTGCCATTCCGGCGGCGGCAATGATTACCTGAACCCCTTCCGCTTCGGCGTTTTTGGCCAGCCGGGCGGTTTCCTCTGGTTTTCTGTGGGCGGAGGAAACGTGGAAATCATAGTCCACCTCAAAGTCAGCCAAAACCTGCTTCACAGGCTCGCAGGCGGCCAAATCGCTCCGGCTGCCGAGAATCACGCGGACGCGGGGCATCTTATTTGTTTTGCTGTTCAGGCAGCACCGTAAGGCAGTTGTGGATTTCCTCCACGCTGGAGGCTGTGCTGAAGGCGGCCAGGATCTCGGGGTTCATGATCAGCTTGGAGATGTAGGAGAGGCTGAAGAGGTGCTGTTTGTCATTGTGGAGCAGGAGCATGAAGAAGATGTTCACGGGTTTGTTGTCCGGGGCGTCGAAATCCACCGGGATGCTGGAGCGGCCAAAGAGGATGCTGGGGGTTTTGATCTTGGAGGGATGCAGATAGCGGGGATGGAGCAGAGCCACGCCGTGGCCGATGGCAGTGGAGATGAGTTCCTCGCGGGCCACCACCACCTCATAGAGCCAGCGGGCGTCGCGCACCAGCTTGAGTTCCTTGGCCTTGACGCTGAGGATGCGGATTGCATCAAACTTGTTTTCGGCCTCGAAATCCAGGAAGATGTTTTCCGGCCGCATGTATTCCTCAAAGTGGCAGATAACGCGCTTGAGGGCGAGCATCTTTTCTTCGGATTCATTGAGGTTTTCCAGCCATTCGTTGAGGGAATCTTCGTCGATCTTGATGTTTTTTCCCACCAACTTGGTCTCAAAGGTCTTGCTGTTAATCATTTCCTGTACAACGCGATCGGATACTTTCAGCTTTTTGGCCACGTCCGCTTTGGACAGAAACTTTTTCGCCATGGTTTACCTCCCTTGGTAGTGGCATTCATAAAAAACCTGATCGGGTATTGTGAAAAGGTTTAACTTGACAAAGATAGAGATTATTTTGAGTATGGCATAATGGTCAAGAGATTTATTTGGTTCGGACTGCTGTCAGCGGTACTTTTGGGATGTTCATATTCCGTATATTCAAATGCTTACCCGCATTTGAAAAAAATTGCCGTGCGCCCGTTTGAGAACCAGAGTTCCCAGTTCGACCTGGGCGATACAGTGCTCAACGGCCTCACGCAGCAGTTCAGCCGCGACGGCCGCCTGAAGCTGGTCACCCAGCAGCCGGACTGCACGCTGGAAGGGACCATTCTGGACTTTTCCGAGAGTGTTTACAGCTATGACAGCGGCAACAACGTTCAGGACTATATGCTGCGGCTGTCCTGCAGCGTGGTTTTCACCGATCTGGTGAACAACCAGGTGATCTACGAAAACAAGAATCTGACCCTGAACGAGGCTTACGCGGCGGACGGAGCCGATTCCAGCACCGCCAAATCAAAAAGCAAAGAGGAAGCGACCGATGAGCTCGTCGAACGGCTCTTCAGCACGATCATCCAAAACAGCCTCGAAACCTGGTGACGGCACACGGCTGAACCGCTGGCTGGCTGAATGCGGGATTTGCTCGCGCCGCGAGGCGGACGAGCTGATCCGCTCCGGCGAGGTGAGCGTTAACGGAGAGCCCTGTCTGGACCTCAGCCGCAGGGTTGGACCCCGGGACAAAGTGAGCCTGCGGGGCAAGGAACTGCGGATCGCTGAAAAGGTCTATTTGATGCTGAACAAGCCGCGGGGCTATGTGGTGACCCATTCCGATGAATTGAAGCGGGAAACCATCTACAGCCTGCTGCCGGAAAGTGCCGCAAACCTGCGCTACACCGGACGCCTGGACAAAAACTCGGAAGGCCTGCTGCTGATGACCAACGACGGCGAGATGATCAACGCCCTCATCCATCCCAAACGCAGGGTGGAAAAGGTTTACCGGGTGGAGGTCAACCGCCGCCTCAGCCGCAAAGAGCTGGAGGAACTGCGCCGCGGGGTGCAGATCGAAGGCGGAATCACGCTTCCGGCAGGAGTGTTCGTTAAAAACGACAGCGATAAGGGCATGACCCTGAAGATGGTGATAACCGAAGGCCGCAAACGCCAGATCCGCCAGATGGTGGAGGCTGTGGGGGCCAAAGTGGTGCGCCTGAAACGCCTGCAATTCGGCACCCTGATGCTCAAAGACCTGCCGCTGGGCAGATGGCGCTATCTGAGCGGAGCGGAACTGCGCTCCCTGAAAAGCCTTGTGGAGAATCCCAAACCATGAAAATAGCCCTCATCGGACCGCCCAAAAGCGGCAAGACCACCATTTTCAATGCCCTCACCGGAAGCTCTGCCAGCACAGATAAATACGCCCCCGTGGCCACCGAAGCCAACGTTGGCGTGGTGCAGGTTCCGGATGAACGGGTGACCAAACTCAGCGAACTTTACCACCCCAAAAAGACCATTTACGCCCATATCGAATACCGCGACTATCCCGGCATCTTCTCCACCCAAACAGAGAATCCGGACAACGCGCTCTTTTCCGACATCAAGTCCAACGAGGGTTTCGTGCTGGTGCTGCGCGCCTTTCAGGACGAGGAGCTGGACGAACTGTTCGCCGCTGGCGATCCCGCGCGGCAACTAGCCTCGTTTGAAGACGAGATGCTGCTGGCGGACCTGATCGTGGCGGAGCGGCGGATCGAAAAGATCGAACTGGGCTACAAAAGGGGTGTGAAAACCCCCGCCATCCAGTTCGAGGAAAAGATTTTGCGCCAGGTATGCGAACACCTGCAGAGCGGAAAGCCCCTGCGCGAACTGCAACTGCAAGCGGATGAGGAAAAGGCCCTGCGCGGCTTCCGCTTCTTCAGTCAGAAACCGCTGCTGGTGCTGATCAACTGCTCCGAGGACGACTTTCACGCCCTAGACGGGCTCAAGCAGGAAATCGCCGCCAAAGGCTACACCACAGAAGTGATCGCGGGCCGCTTTGAAGAAGAACTGAGCAGGCTGGATGGCGAGGAAGCGCAGCTTTTCCGCGAGGACATGGGCATCAGCGAAAGCATCCGCGACCGATTCACCCGACTCTGCTACAGCATGCTGGGCTATATCAGCTTTTTCACCGTGGGCGAGGACGAGGTGCGCGCCTGGACCATCGAGGACGGAGACAATGCCGTCACGGCCGCCGGGAAAATCCATTCAGACCTGGCCCGGGGCTTCATCCGGGCGGAATGTTTCCGCTATACCGACCTGATGGAACACGGCAGCGAAAAGCATCTGCGCGAAAAAGGCCTCTTCCGGCTGGAAGGCAAGGAATACATCGTGCGCGACGGCGACATCATCTCCGTGCGCTTCAGCGTTTAGGGGCGAACCAAATGGCTGCTACCAGAAAGAAAAGCAGTTCCAAGACCAGACGTTCCTTCGGCCTGAAGCTCTGGCAGAAACGCCTCATTGCAGGCTTTTTGACTCTGCTGGCACTGCTGGTGATGATCAGCCTGCTCTTTGGCTGGGAATCCATCCTTAACGACAAAGACCACCTGAGCCTGCGCGGAAACCTTTTCCGCTGGCCCTTCCTGAGAGGAGCGCAGGTGGACAATCCCATCGGAGTGTTCGGTGTGGCGGTGGGTTATGGCGTTTCCTACCTCTTTGGCTATCACTTTTCGCTGATCGCGGCCATTCTCACGGGCATCATCAGCTTTCTCTATTTTCTTGAGCCCCTGGCGCAGCGTAAACGGCAGAAGTTTTATCTGCTGTTGATCGCGGCTTTTCTGCTACAGGTGTGGCTGGCCAGGAACATCGTGCAGCCGGAACTTGCCGTGATCCCCAAGGCTTTCTGGATCGGCCTGTCGGCGGTGTTCAATACCTTCGGGGCCACTTTGCTGCTGGTTTTGGGCAGCGTCTTTGCCCTGATCCTCTTCCTGGATTACCGGCGCCTCAAGGATTTCTTTGCCAGGCTCTGGGGGGAACTGACCCAGGGCAGGGAAGCCGCTCCCAAAAAGGAAAAAGCGGCCAAGCCGACCATCAACAAGGACATTCCCGTCCAGCCGGTGCCTCAACCTGTGATCCAAAACCATTCCCAAGACGGGAAACAGGAATTTCCGGACAAGCCCCTTGAAGATACCACCCCGGACCTCAAACCCACAACCGTAGAGCGGAAAAAGCCGCCTGCATCCAGTCCGGAAACCCTGCCGGATGAGGAACGCGAGTATGTGATGCCCTCGATCGCGGATTTTTTGGAAAGCCCCGTCAAACTTTCCGACCGCGACCGCAAAGAGATAGAAAACCAGATTTTGGGCACCAGCCAGGTGTTGAAGGACAAGCTGGCGGAATTCGGCATTGAGGCGGAAGTGCGCAACGTGAATATCGGGCCGATCATCACGCAGTATGAGCTGGAACCCGCCAAGGGCGTGAAGGTGAGCAAATTCACCTCCCTGGCCGACGACCTGGCCCTGGCCATCAAAGCCAAATCCATCCGCGTGCAGGCTCCCATCCCGGGACGAGGTCTGATCGGCATCGAAATACCCAACCTCACACGCGACATGATCTATCTGCGCGACCTGCTGCTTTCCGAAGAGATCAGGTCTATGGATTCCAAGCTGGCTTTCGGCCTGGGCAAGGACATTGCAGGACGGCCTGTGGTCACTGACCTGGCCAAAATGCCGCACCTGCTGATAGCCGGCGCTACCGGCAGCGGCAAAAGCGTCTGCATCAACGCCATCATCATGAGCTTCATTTTGCGCTCCAAACCGGATGAACTGCGCCTGATCCTGATCGATCCCAAACGGGTGGAACTGGCCTGCTACAACAATCTGCCCCACCTGATCGGCAATGTGGTCACGGAACCGGAACAGGCCCTGGAAAACATGTACTGGGCCGTGCGCGAGATGGAACACCGCTACGAACTGCTCCAGGAAGCCCGGGTGCGCGATATCGGCTCCTACAACGAAAAGGCGGAGCGGGACCCTGATTTGGAAAAGCTGCCCTACATCGTGATAATCGTGGATGAATTCGCCGACCTAATCCTCACCAGCGGCAAGGACATTGAGGTGCCCATCACCAGACTGGCCCAGATGGCCCGCGCCGTGGGCATCCATCTAATTTTGGCCACCCAGAGGCCTTCTATAAAGGTCATCACCGGCATCATCAAAGCGAACTTCTCCGCCCGCATAGCCTTCCAGGTCTCGTCCCGGGTGGATTCCCGCGTGATTTTGGACCAGATCGGAGCCGAACGCCTGCTGGGCAGCGGCGACATGCTGTTCCTGCCACCCGGGAAAGCGCTCACGGAGCGCATCCACGGCGCTTTTGTCTCCGACCAGGAAATTGCTCGGGTCTGCGATTTTCTGGCCATGCAACCCAAACCCAAACAGGATTTCAGCATTACGACGGAAGAGGATGGGGAAACGGGCGATTTTGACTATGACGACGAGCTGTTCCCCGAAGCCGCGAGGGTAGTGGTGAGCGCTAACACAGCCTCCGTTTCCATGTTGCAGCGGCATTTCCGCATCGGCTATGCCCGGGCGGGCCGGCTAATCGACCTTCTGGAGCGGGCGCGGGTGATTGGGCCCCATCTGGGCAGCAAATCCCGCGATGTGCTTGCCACTCGGGAAGACCTCATCCAGCGCGGCATCCTGCGGGAAGAGTAATAATGCGCAG is part of the Candidatus Cloacimonadota bacterium genome and harbors:
- a CDS encoding bifunctional metallophosphatase/5'-nucleotidase, coding for MKAMKYFMLLVLAAVTSLGALPLSIFYTGDSHGVFESKWDEASGLNRGGYLVLEEILTAARSANPRSVYLDSGDQQTGSIFASLVDDNVHGGAVIEVFNRLKLDASTFGNHEFDFSYSNTRDLAARANYPFVCTNLLDKSTRQPVGGHPYAIIEKDGLRIGVFGITLELLPEKVKAQNVSSVRILPPADAVNMYLDEVDRKSDLIVVLSHQGFEADSLLAESLDDRVDIIIGGHDHIKAETPFFINGKYLLYSGSHLNWLGQVNLEVEDDRVASLSNQLIPLETSSKVFISPLAEYISQKIALVQVQMQRVIGYLPETWVPDKYQSTALSRWVANALRNEYMDVYKPDLAIINNGGLRKKIPAGAVTLRDLHELAPFNNTVTVFSCRGSDLILLDEINLRHAVEKPHDICEVAGLGFDTQVIKSQSSDDDLPWQNRYTVNGEPLVPERVYRVVSHDYVAGQWDKYLGFKPFDVYDTGELILDAIIRQVDKQYGLREAEGWD
- the purE gene encoding 5-(carboxyamino)imidazole ribonucleotide mutase yields the protein MPRVRVILGSRSDLAACEPVKQVLADFEVDYDFHVSSAHRKPEETARLAKNAEAEGVQVIIAAAGMAAHLPGVIASHTVLPVIGIPLASGGLGGLDALLSIAQMPPGVPVAGVAIGGAKNAALLAVQILALQDPELRAKFRAYKEKLAEG
- a CDS encoding PTS transporter subunit EIIA, whose translation is MAKKFLSKADVAKKLKVSDRVVQEMINSKTFETKLVGKNIKIDEDSLNEWLENLNESEEKMLALKRVICHFEEYMRPENIFLDFEAENKFDAIRILSVKAKELKLVRDARWLYEVVVAREELISTAIGHGVALLHPRYLHPSKIKTPSILFGRSSIPVDFDAPDNKPVNIFFMLLLHNDKQHLFSLSYISKLIMNPEILAAFSTASSVEEIHNCLTVLPEQQNK
- a CDS encoding LptE family protein; its protein translation is MVKRFIWFGLLSAVLLGCSYSVYSNAYPHLKKIAVRPFENQSSQFDLGDTVLNGLTQQFSRDGRLKLVTQQPDCTLEGTILDFSESVYSYDSGNNVQDYMLRLSCSVVFTDLVNNQVIYENKNLTLNEAYAADGADSSTAKSKSKEEATDELVERLFSTIIQNSLETW
- a CDS encoding rRNA pseudouridine synthase, with the protein product MSSSNGSSARSSKTASKPGDGTRLNRWLAECGICSRREADELIRSGEVSVNGEPCLDLSRRVGPRDKVSLRGKELRIAEKVYLMLNKPRGYVVTHSDELKRETIYSLLPESAANLRYTGRLDKNSEGLLLMTNDGEMINALIHPKRRVEKVYRVEVNRRLSRKELEELRRGVQIEGGITLPAGVFVKNDSDKGMTLKMVITEGRKRQIRQMVEAVGAKVVRLKRLQFGTLMLKDLPLGRWRYLSGAELRSLKSLVENPKP
- the ychF gene encoding redox-regulated ATPase YchF; this translates as MKIALIGPPKSGKTTIFNALTGSSASTDKYAPVATEANVGVVQVPDERVTKLSELYHPKKTIYAHIEYRDYPGIFSTQTENPDNALFSDIKSNEGFVLVLRAFQDEELDELFAAGDPARQLASFEDEMLLADLIVAERRIEKIELGYKRGVKTPAIQFEEKILRQVCEHLQSGKPLRELQLQADEEKALRGFRFFSQKPLLVLINCSEDDFHALDGLKQEIAAKGYTTEVIAGRFEEELSRLDGEEAQLFREDMGISESIRDRFTRLCYSMLGYISFFTVGEDEVRAWTIEDGDNAVTAAGKIHSDLARGFIRAECFRYTDLMEHGSEKHLREKGLFRLEGKEYIVRDGDIISVRFSV
- a CDS encoding DNA translocase FtsK; this encodes MAATRKKSSSKTRRSFGLKLWQKRLIAGFLTLLALLVMISLLFGWESILNDKDHLSLRGNLFRWPFLRGAQVDNPIGVFGVAVGYGVSYLFGYHFSLIAAILTGIISFLYFLEPLAQRKRQKFYLLLIAAFLLQVWLARNIVQPELAVIPKAFWIGLSAVFNTFGATLLLVLGSVFALILFLDYRRLKDFFARLWGELTQGREAAPKKEKAAKPTINKDIPVQPVPQPVIQNHSQDGKQEFPDKPLEDTTPDLKPTTVERKKPPASSPETLPDEEREYVMPSIADFLESPVKLSDRDRKEIENQILGTSQVLKDKLAEFGIEAEVRNVNIGPIITQYELEPAKGVKVSKFTSLADDLALAIKAKSIRVQAPIPGRGLIGIEIPNLTRDMIYLRDLLLSEEIRSMDSKLAFGLGKDIAGRPVVTDLAKMPHLLIAGATGSGKSVCINAIIMSFILRSKPDELRLILIDPKRVELACYNNLPHLIGNVVTEPEQALENMYWAVREMEHRYELLQEARVRDIGSYNEKAERDPDLEKLPYIVIIVDEFADLILTSGKDIEVPITRLAQMARAVGIHLILATQRPSIKVITGIIKANFSARIAFQVSSRVDSRVILDQIGAERLLGSGDMLFLPPGKALTERIHGAFVSDQEIARVCDFLAMQPKPKQDFSITTEEDGETGDFDYDDELFPEAARVVVSANTASVSMLQRHFRIGYARAGRLIDLLERARVIGPHLGSKSRDVLATREDLIQRGILREE